The Roseiconus lacunae genome has a segment encoding these proteins:
- a CDS encoding DUF1501 domain-containing protein: protein MLTSRRSILTRIGPAAAIGMSSWRQSLLTAASEATASEGATRAGRHCVVLWMSGGPSQLDTFDMKPGTAVGGPLKESQTSVPGLRFSEHLPKLAKQAERLAIMRGVSTKEGDHARGTTLMHTGNPVGTSLRYPSIGSSLSKALALPGQPLPGYVSISPPPIAPQAQSPGFLGPKFAPTRVSSAINEADQNFATLRVDHLHSPLSTESPRYRKRLELWRQQQQTFLADRNVASLDAQQTTYDAAFEMLGSDAKDAFDLTNEPDRVRSAYGAGTFGQGCLMARRLIERGVPMIEVALGDGLGWDTHADNFERVKTLSRELDSGWATLMDELADRGLLESTTFLWAGEFGRTPTINRSGGRDHFPQAFTCVLAGGGIHGGQAFGATANDGAEVVEGKIECKDLMATLCAAVDVDPELENETEEGRPIKISEGIPVDNVLA from the coding sequence ATGCTGACCTCACGCCGCTCCATCCTCACTCGGATCGGTCCCGCGGCCGCGATCGGAATGTCATCGTGGCGACAATCGTTGTTGACCGCTGCGTCCGAAGCGACCGCCTCTGAAGGTGCTACCAGGGCAGGACGACACTGTGTCGTGTTGTGGATGTCCGGTGGCCCAAGCCAACTCGATACATTTGACATGAAACCGGGGACGGCGGTTGGCGGTCCGTTAAAAGAATCTCAAACCAGTGTCCCGGGACTGCGATTCAGCGAACACCTCCCGAAACTAGCGAAACAGGCCGAGCGTTTGGCGATCATGCGCGGTGTTTCGACCAAAGAAGGTGACCATGCCCGCGGGACAACGCTAATGCATACCGGTAATCCCGTCGGTACGTCGTTACGCTATCCATCGATCGGCAGCTCTCTCTCGAAAGCACTGGCCCTCCCCGGCCAACCACTCCCCGGATACGTTTCTATCAGCCCCCCGCCGATCGCACCGCAGGCTCAAAGCCCGGGATTTCTTGGCCCCAAGTTTGCGCCCACGCGAGTCTCTTCGGCAATCAACGAAGCCGATCAGAATTTCGCAACACTGCGAGTCGATCACTTGCACTCGCCGCTGTCGACTGAATCTCCACGCTACCGAAAAAGGCTCGAACTCTGGCGTCAGCAACAACAAACATTTCTGGCCGACCGAAACGTTGCTAGTTTGGATGCCCAACAAACGACCTATGATGCCGCATTTGAGATGCTTGGCAGCGATGCCAAAGACGCATTCGATCTAACGAATGAACCCGATCGAGTCCGTTCGGCCTACGGTGCGGGAACGTTTGGTCAAGGCTGTCTGATGGCGCGTCGACTGATCGAACGCGGTGTACCTATGATCGAGGTCGCACTCGGTGATGGTCTGGGCTGGGACACCCATGCCGACAACTTTGAACGAGTCAAGACACTCAGTCGCGAACTCGATTCCGGGTGGGCGACGCTGATGGATGAATTGGCGGATCGCGGATTGTTGGAATCAACCACGTTTCTTTGGGCTGGCGAATTCGGTCGGACTCCGACGATCAATCGTAGCGGAGGTCGCGACCACTTCCCGCAAGCGTTCACTTGTGTCCTGGCAGGCGGTGGAATCCACGGCGGCCAAGCGTTCGGCGCAACTGCCAACGATGGGGCCGAGGTCGTCGAGGGAAAAATCGAATGCAAAGATTTGATGGCGACCTTGTGTGCGGCCGTCGATGTGGATCCCGAGCTTGAGAATGAAACCGAAGAAGGTCGACCGATCAAAATCTCCGAAGGCATTCCCGTCGACAATGTCCTTGCCTAA